Genomic DNA from Alicyclobacillus fastidiosus:
ATGGTGTCATAAGTGTTTGCTGCTGCAATGGCCGCGGTAATCGTTGGCTGATCGACGGGTACGTTAATTTCGTTTGCCATGTATCACACTACTTTCCATGCCAGAATATCGAATACTGGAATATATTCAGGAAGAGTGAGAGCTGTTTGGATTTACGTACGCGGTTTGCTGTGCTCGCGAGATTTATTTGTCGTCTTTTCCCCAAAACTTCCCCCACGATAGGAATGCTGGCGTCAGACAAAAGGCGAAAAAACCCCAGCGTGACGTGACGAGTGATACCAATATGCAAATAATCGGTATACCAATCGTGAGAATGGTTCGAATGTGTCTTGGTTTCACGGCTAATCCCTTTCATCATCGATTTACCCACTTGTGCACGCATGGCAGCTCCATCGCAGTTCTACCAGATGGCTTTTCAACCTTCAGTTTATCCGACATGTCTGGTGTGTGCATCGGCGTGTTTCAACAGATAAAAGAACCCGACCCAGATGGAATGAACGATCAGGTAGATGACAAAGGAGACCCCTAGACCATAACCATGTTGGTAGTGGAATATTCCGGCTTTGAGTGTGCCCCATTCAAGGCATGTAGAGGCCGATGCGAAGCCGAGAATATAAAGTGGACTGAACTTAATTTTTACTTTTAAAGCATCGTACAGGAAGAAAAAAAAGTAACTTACGGGACCGTACATCCAATACGAGACGAAATCCATGAGTTCAAACTTCGAGTTATCGTTGACGTCATAAAAACTCACTGGTATTACGCTGAGGACATGGTCAAAGAAGAACCCGAACGTCACGCCGCACATGAAGAATAGAATGGAAAGCTTGCTAGAGAAGCGGCGAGGGAGTGCAAAGATCACGCAAATGCCTACGACAATCGCTAAAATTACGGTCCATTCGTTGGCGTCAAAGTGGTTATCGTATACTTTGAGGGCAATCACGCTCGACTCACGTTCTTCCTGTCAAACCTCCTGTACCACCACGTCAGGCACCATGCAATCGCGATGAAGCCGAAGTACGTGATACATGTGGACACGGCGTGCCATATGAATAAGTGACGATAGGTGATGACTTTGAGGAAGGCGAGAAGCCAATCGAATCCGACGAGTATCATCCAAATCCCAATGGCGATGAGCCACTTACGTTTCCGTAGTGCAGAGAAGTGCAAGGCGTCGACCGCCATCATAATCAGCAGCGGGATGGTGATGATTCTGCAGATGATCGTGGCAATGGATATGGTCACAGTTTTTCTTATCGTCACTACGTGCACATCGATATCAAATGTCGTGAACGTTGTTGTGGTGAGAATTAAAACAATGCAGTACAAAAAGACAAAGTCGAGAACGGACAAGTTCTTAGGCACTAACGAAAACGCGATAATGGTAAACCATGCGAACAACGCACACTCCGGCAACTGCATTTCTTACCTGCCCTCTCCTCAAACTTATTTGACCTAATTTTAGACTTCCGTTTCTCCCCAACTTCGATGCATTGGTTTGGTAAATGGATGGGGGCGGCTCTTCCCTCGAGTTGAGCGGGGAAAAGGGCATAGAATCAACCAGGAAGAGGCAAGGTTATCGTGAGGTGATTGTAGATGAAAATGGAGTCGGTACAAGACCAGTTAAAACAATGGGGAGAAATCATGATCACAACAGATGCGGGTGAGACGTATGAAATCCATCTAGGGGACACGAAGTTCGACCTCCAAAATCGCGTGATCGTGTTGTCCTCACCGCATGCTGAGTATATCATCGACGGCGATGCAATTGAAAACGTGAAAAAACATTATGGGCACAAGATAGAGAACTGAGATCTGGCGTCGGTCGGAAGTGATTTCAGGAGAGATTCAGCCTACGCACAGGCTGTATTCAGAGAGACGGAGTACACTTCCGACATGAACACCAGGGGAGGACGGTATGAGTGGCCGTCATGTCTGTTGAGCGAAGGTGGGGCTTGCAGTCGTCTCGTTTCAATGAGGTTCCAAAGTCGGCCACGATACGCGGTTCAGCGGATGCAACCCTCTGTGCATGTTCAGTCGTGATTCCCCCTGATCGGCCTTGCACATATGCAGGGCCACTTTTTTATTCTCCAATCTGATTGATTACTTACCCGTGTATACCCTTTGTCGGTTCGAAACGTCCGTGTAGGTGCGGGTGATGGGTCACGCTTCTTTTGCGACACATTCGAGTTCCATTCGAAGGATTTGAGGAGGAATGTGGAGAATTTAGAGTCTCACCCCCTGACGCTAAACGATGGCAGATACTGACGAACTGCCTTACAACATACAACGAGTGCTACTGTAGCTGAATGGAGAACGCGTATGGACAAAAGCGAATTAAAGAGCCTTATCGAATCAAGGTGTCGCGATGTGGAGGTCAAGTTTCTTGAGGAGTCGGAGTGGTTGTTGTTACAAACGGCTGAAGAACAGGCATTTGGTGCTATTCGACTGAGTGAGAGGTCGTTGGTCACGTTGTATGTTGACACGCTAACGGGACACCCTTTGGACTCCCTGTTGCGCTTAGACGGAATCCGCGTCGATTCAAGTATCAAAGGGGATTACATAGATAACACGATTGACGTTCATGACGCGTACGTCATACCGAGCATCGTCGATTATGCCGTTTCTTTGGGAATTGTGAAGCCGGGAGCGAGGGTTCACAGTTTAGAGGATTGACTCGCGTTTTCGCCGGTGCGACACAAATTCCACAAATTCCTTGGTCGTTTAGGACCAAAGAGGGTGTAGAGTATGTGTAAACGGTAAATTAAGAGGGTGCGATGATTTGGGGTTCAATCCGATGCCTTTAATGACTTATCTACGTGAACTATTAGGTCTTGAAGGTTGGTACTATAAACGGATGCAGAAGAAACTCAGTTCTTATTGAAATATAGAAAAAGTATGCATGAACGTATATCTGACGCGTATTCTCCGGTTTTTCTGACCCATCGAAAACGCAGGGGCTTTTGAGAAAATCAAAGGCTCCTGCGGTGCCATCTACAAATCATCTACAAATTTTATTTTTCGGCTTGCTCGAGCCCAATCATTTTTTCCAATTTACTCATAGCTTCTTTTTGCATTTTTCGGGTGACATGACTATACACATCGGCAGTTACTGCGATTGATGAATGTCCTAATCGTTGACTAACGGTTTTGAGATCAACTCCACTTTCCAACAACCAAGTTGCATGCGTATGACGAAGATCGTGGAACGTGATGATTGGCAATCCTAGGGCAGCCAGGGCTGATTTTACACCTTGTGCAAATGCATGCGGTTCTGGCGCCTTTAGTCCGGGTAGCTGGACAACATATTCTTCATCACTCCATGGTTTACCTGCGATATCCATTTCATTTTTTAAACGTGCCTTCCATGCGGTCATTTCGTTGATTGCGAACTCCGGCAGAACGATGTCCCTTGTACTGTCAGCTGTCTTTGGTTCAATCAGAATATCCCGCCTTTTATGTCGCTGCCGTGCACGGCGTATGTAGAGCGTGCTTCTTTCCAAATCTACATCGCGCCATTGCAGGCCGCACACTTCACCCAACCGTAAACCGCCATATGTAGCAAGAAACGCCCCGTAATATGCTACATACCCTTTGTGCTTGAGCCATTCCATCATTAATTTGGCCTGGCGTACATTTAAAGTATTTCGTTTTGGTGAGCGCCTGTCTGGCACATCTACTCGTTTCATGGGACTATCGTTCAATATTCCGCGTTTAATTGCGCGGTTTAGAGCCGCCTTCAGAGTTCGATGTATACGGTGGACCGTAACCGAAGACAAGGATTTTAGGTAATGGGCATACATACGGTTAATATCTGTGTGATTTAATTTGTCCAAGCGAATGTTGCCTATGCGCGGATTCAAATAACGATTAACACAGAGCTCATACGATGTAATAGTTGAAGGTTTCATATCGATACATTCACTATTCAGCCATCGCTTAAGCCATTCTGAAACCGTCATGTCGGTAGGAGTGTTTCCATCCGCGATTTCATTAAGATGGCGCCGTAATCGCTCACGTGCTTCAGCTTTTGTTTTGAATCCAGTGCGCCAGATCTGTTTGTACTTACCGGTAACAGGATCGCGACCTGCAGAGATGACATAACCG
This window encodes:
- a CDS encoding tyrosine-type recombinase/integrase, which translates into the protein MATGRIIERKNGYGYVISAGRDPVTGKYKQIWRTGFKTKAEARERLRRHLNEIADGNTPTDMTVSEWLKRWLNSECIDMKPSTITSYELCVNRYLNPRIGNIRLDKLNHTDINRMYAHYLKSLSSVTVHRIHRTLKAALNRAIKRGILNDSPMKRVDVPDRRSPKRNTLNVRQAKLMMEWLKHKGYVAYYGAFLATYGGLRLGEVCGLQWRDVDLERSTLYIRRARQRHKRRDILIEPKTADSTRDIVLPEFAINEMTAWKARLKNEMDIAGKPWSDEEYVVQLPGLKAPEPHAFAQGVKSALAALGLPIITFHDLRHTHATWLLESGVDLKTVSQRLGHSSIAVTADVYSHVTRKMQKEAMSKLEKMIGLEQAEK